The following proteins are co-located in the Microcystis wesenbergii NRERC-220 genome:
- the sat gene encoding sulfate adenylyltransferase translates to MTVLTEGIAPHGGQLINRIATAAEKAEFLALAEKLPRVSLDERALSDLVMIAIGGFSPLKGFMEQDDYEKVVDDMRLINGLPWAIPVTLSVSEEVADPLKEGNWIRLDDSEGNFVGVLELTQKYRYNKAHEAVNVYRTDDQKHPGVKVLYEQGEINLAGPIWLLQRDPHPQFPKYQIDPVQSRKMFHEKAWKTIVGFQTRNPIHRAHEYIQKCALEVVDGLFLHPLVGATKSDDVPADVRMRCYEIMMDKYFPQDRVILAINPSAMRYAGPREAIFHAIIRKNYGCTHFIVGRDHAGVGDYYGTYDAQYIFDEFEPGELGIVPMKFEHAFYCTRTSGMATTKTSPSLPEERIHLSGTKVRELLRKGELPPPEFSRPEVAAELIRAMQGS, encoded by the coding sequence ATGACTGTACTGACCGAAGGAATCGCGCCCCACGGTGGGCAATTAATTAATCGTATTGCTACCGCTGCCGAAAAAGCAGAATTTCTGGCCCTAGCTGAAAAACTACCGCGAGTTTCCCTAGATGAACGAGCGCTCTCGGATTTAGTTATGATTGCTATTGGTGGTTTCAGTCCCCTCAAAGGCTTTATGGAACAGGACGACTACGAAAAAGTCGTCGATGATATGCGTCTAATCAATGGTTTACCCTGGGCAATTCCCGTGACTCTTTCCGTTAGCGAAGAAGTGGCGGATCCCCTCAAAGAAGGCAACTGGATTCGTTTAGATGACAGCGAAGGCAACTTTGTCGGAGTCCTAGAACTAACCCAAAAATACCGTTATAATAAAGCCCACGAAGCAGTTAACGTCTATCGTACCGACGACCAGAAACACCCCGGGGTAAAAGTTCTCTACGAACAGGGAGAAATTAACCTCGCAGGTCCAATTTGGTTACTTCAGCGCGATCCTCATCCCCAGTTTCCCAAATATCAGATCGATCCTGTGCAGTCGCGCAAAATGTTCCACGAAAAAGCTTGGAAAACGATTGTCGGTTTCCAAACCCGTAATCCCATCCACCGGGCCCACGAATATATTCAAAAATGCGCCCTAGAAGTGGTAGATGGTTTATTCTTGCATCCTCTTGTCGGCGCTACCAAAAGCGATGATGTGCCGGCCGATGTGCGGATGCGTTGCTATGAGATCATGATGGATAAATACTTCCCCCAAGATCGCGTTATTCTGGCTATCAACCCCTCAGCTATGCGTTACGCCGGCCCCCGGGAAGCAATTTTCCACGCTATTATCCGTAAAAACTACGGTTGTACCCATTTTATCGTCGGTCGTGACCATGCCGGAGTCGGGGACTACTACGGAACCTACGATGCCCAGTATATCTTTGATGAGTTCGAGCCGGGGGAATTGGGAATCGTGCCGATGAAGTTTGAACACGCTTTCTACTGTACCCGCACTTCGGGAATGGCAACCACCAAAACTAGCCCCAGTTTACCTGAAGAAAGAATCCACCTTTCGGGAACGAAAGTCCGGGAACTGCTGCGCAAAGGAGAATTACCACCTCCGGAATTCTCCCGTCCAGAAGTAGCTGCCGAATTAATCCGCGCCATGCAAGGATCTTGA
- a CDS encoding SDR family oxidoreductase, giving the protein MSEKVVLIVGATGGIGATLARKLAVNGHKLVLVARNADNLSNLASELSCPSLIVPTDITNPTQVETLMAKIVSHYGRLDVLVNAAGAGVMKQYNKITPEDLDKMLDLNLKGSFYTCQAAANVMKENKAGHICNVVGILGKHSMAMAAAYCASKYGVVGFSKCLADELKRYGIKMTLFYFGGVDTPFWDQVSLKVDRTKMLTAQTAADAIYFAMNAEPQAVPMEINIQPDSHLFF; this is encoded by the coding sequence ATGAGCGAAAAAGTTGTCCTGATTGTCGGCGCTACGGGGGGTATCGGTGCCACTTTAGCGCGGAAACTAGCTGTTAATGGTCATAAACTCGTATTAGTGGCCAGAAATGCCGATAATTTATCTAATTTAGCCAGTGAGTTGTCTTGTCCCTCTTTAATTGTGCCGACGGATATCACCAATCCCACTCAGGTAGAAACTTTGATGGCAAAAATTGTCTCCCATTACGGCCGGTTGGATGTGTTGGTTAATGCGGCCGGAGCCGGTGTGATGAAACAATATAATAAAATCACGCCGGAAGATTTAGATAAAATGCTCGACCTCAATCTGAAGGGGAGTTTTTATACCTGTCAGGCTGCCGCTAATGTGATGAAGGAAAATAAGGCCGGTCATATCTGTAATGTGGTGGGAATTTTGGGTAAGCATTCTATGGCTATGGCTGCCGCTTATTGTGCTTCTAAGTACGGGGTGGTCGGTTTTAGTAAATGTTTGGCTGATGAGTTAAAACGCTATGGTATTAAAATGACTTTATTCTATTTTGGTGGTGTCGATACTCCTTTTTGGGATCAGGTGAGCTTAAAAGTTGATCGCACTAAAATGTTAACCGCTCAAACCGCCGCCGATGCTATCTATTTTGCCATGAATGCTGAACCCCAAGCTGTCCCCATGGAAATTAATATTCAACCCGATAGTCATCTCTTTTTTTAG
- the hppD gene encoding 4-hydroxyphenylpyruvate dioxygenase yields MFIDHIHFYVESAKKWRDWFVRVMDFQAIASLVNLHTHTEIVGNGIQKDKTKQIIFILSSPLNSLSPVAEFLSKYPEGVADVAFQVEDLDSLARRIKQDIFIEETVLARGKIKSCQISSIADLKHTLIERQGITPILADPNLIEYDSREQYNQDILAIDHLVLNVFQGNLELTSNWYEENLGFKKRQAFTIKTERSGLYSQVLVHPETELKLPINEPDSNSSQIQEFLDINQKSGIQHIALKTENIVNLTQKLREKKVEFLSVPDSYYQQINYQKKDFNIADWEWSEIKKREILIDFEQNSYSLPEKPTLLQIFTKPIFSQPTFFFELIERRHAARGFGEGNFRALFEAIEREQIQRGTLD; encoded by the coding sequence ATGTTTATTGATCATATTCATTTTTATGTAGAATCGGCCAAAAAATGGCGAGATTGGTTTGTGCGGGTGATGGATTTTCAAGCGATCGCAAGTTTAGTTAATCTCCACACGCACACGGAAATAGTTGGCAATGGCATCCAAAAAGATAAAACTAAACAGATTATTTTTATCTTATCTTCTCCCTTAAATTCCCTTAGTCCCGTGGCGGAATTTTTAAGTAAATATCCTGAAGGGGTGGCGGATGTAGCTTTTCAAGTAGAGGATTTAGACAGTTTAGCTAGGAGAATTAAACAGGACATTTTTATTGAGGAAACTGTTTTGGCTAGGGGTAAGATAAAAAGCTGTCAAATCTCTAGCATTGCTGATCTCAAACATACGTTGATTGAAAGACAGGGAATCACGCCAATTTTAGCCGATCCTAATCTGATTGAGTATGATAGTAGGGAACAATATAATCAGGATATTCTGGCAATTGATCATTTAGTTTTAAATGTTTTTCAGGGTAATTTAGAGTTAACATCCAATTGGTATGAGGAAAATTTAGGCTTTAAAAAAAGGCAAGCTTTTACTATTAAAACGGAGCGTTCTGGTCTTTATTCTCAGGTACTTGTTCACCCCGAAACTGAATTAAAATTACCGATTAATGAACCAGATAGTAACAGTTCTCAAATTCAAGAATTTTTAGATATTAATCAAAAATCTGGTATTCAACACATTGCTTTAAAAACAGAAAATATTGTAAACTTAACTCAAAAATTAAGAGAAAAAAAGGTAGAGTTTTTATCAGTTCCCGACAGTTATTATCAACAAATTAACTATCAAAAGAAAGATTTTAATATTGCTGATTGGGAATGGTCAGAAATTAAAAAAAGGGAAATTCTCATCGATTTTGAACAAAATAGTTATTCCCTCCCGGAAAAGCCGACTTTACTGCAAATTTTCACTAAACCAATTTTTTCTCAGCCGACTTTCTTTTTTGAATTAATCGAGCGACGTCACGCCGCCAGAGGTTTTGGAGAAGGCAACTTCCGGGCCCTATTTGAAGCGATCGAACGGGAACAAATACAGCGAGGAACTTTAGATTAG
- a CDS encoding retropepsin-like aspartic protease family protein: MNRSISVIALSSTLLLFPFTTATLAQSECFLQRADGQHIDLSRLCGGSSRNRKNSPQVYQLPIQRRVNGIPTVMVVFNNRHYYEMLFDTGASGIVLTDAMAKAMKVKREREVLAHTAGGVVTVYLGRINSVKVGEVVLSNQIVGISPQMEGLGLLGQTFFGSYDVTIKKDVIELRYR, from the coding sequence ATGAATAGGTCTATTTCTGTGATCGCCTTGTCCAGCACCCTGCTGTTATTTCCCTTCACCACCGCGACTCTCGCTCAATCGGAATGCTTTCTCCAAAGAGCAGATGGACAACACATAGATCTTAGCCGTCTCTGTGGCGGTTCATCCAGAAATAGGAAAAATTCCCCGCAAGTTTATCAGCTACCGATTCAACGCCGGGTTAACGGCATTCCCACGGTGATGGTGGTTTTTAATAACCGTCACTATTATGAAATGCTTTTTGATACGGGAGCTAGTGGCATCGTCCTTACCGATGCCATGGCAAAAGCGATGAAAGTCAAACGGGAAAGGGAAGTACTCGCTCATACCGCTGGCGGTGTCGTTACGGTTTATCTTGGTCGCATTAATTCTGTTAAAGTTGGCGAGGTGGTTTTATCTAATCAGATTGTTGGTATTTCTCCCCAAATGGAAGGATTAGGACTCTTGGGACAAACCTTTTTTGGTTCCTATGATGTCACGATCAAAAAAGATGTGATCGAATTACGTTATCGTTGA
- a CDS encoding histidine triad nucleotide-binding protein, with product MSETIFSKIIRKEIPASIVYEDDLVLAFRDVNPQAPTHILIIPKKPIPKLEEASDSDRDLLGHLLLTVKKVAAEAKLSQGYRVVINNGEHGGQTVDHLHVHLLGDRPMAWPPG from the coding sequence ATGAGCGAGACTATTTTTAGCAAAATTATCCGGAAAGAAATTCCTGCCTCGATCGTTTATGAAGATGATCTGGTTCTCGCTTTTCGAGATGTTAATCCCCAAGCACCCACCCATATCCTCATTATCCCCAAAAAACCGATTCCGAAACTAGAGGAAGCCAGCGACAGCGATCGCGATTTATTGGGACATTTGTTACTAACTGTTAAAAAAGTGGCCGCCGAGGCTAAATTAAGTCAAGGTTATCGAGTGGTGATCAATAATGGGGAACATGGGGGTCAAACCGTCGATCATCTTCATGTCCATCTCTTAGGCGATCGCCCAATGGCTTGGCCTCCTGGCTAA